One segment of Mycolicibacterium baixiangningiae DNA contains the following:
- a CDS encoding molybdopterin-dependent oxidoreductase, whose product MGPEHPPARSPLRWRSPLRGLWLTSVLGSVLLVTLPIVTVTGLLSYIAYGPRFGQAIPADVGWLKLPTFDWPTDPAWLYRLTQGLHVGLGLVLIPVVLAKLWSVIPKLFVWPPATSIAQLLERVSLLMLVGGILFEIVTGVLNIQYDYIFGFSFYTAHYFGAWVFIAGFLVHIALKIPRMRAGLRSMPLLEVLRTDRAGTRPEEPDIDGLAPVDPTPPTISRRGALALVGGGALLMTVLTAGQSIGGFTRQAALLLPRGRSYGDGPGDFQINRTARAAGITTAATGAAWRLTLRGGPRPVVLDRDALAALPQHTARLPIACVEGWSTTQTWTGVRLRDLAALAGVPEPASARVSSVERRGAFNRARLQANQIAHADALLALRVNGVDLSPDHGFPARVIVPALPGVHNTKWVAAIDFETG is encoded by the coding sequence ATGGGTCCCGAGCATCCGCCGGCCCGCAGCCCGCTCCGGTGGCGCAGCCCGCTGCGTGGTCTGTGGTTGACCTCTGTCCTCGGTTCGGTTCTGCTGGTGACGCTGCCGATCGTCACGGTGACCGGCCTGCTGTCCTACATCGCCTACGGCCCCCGGTTCGGCCAGGCCATCCCCGCCGATGTCGGGTGGCTGAAACTGCCGACGTTCGACTGGCCCACCGACCCGGCGTGGCTGTACCGGCTCACCCAGGGGCTGCACGTGGGGTTGGGCCTGGTGCTGATCCCCGTGGTGCTGGCCAAGTTGTGGTCGGTGATCCCGAAGCTGTTCGTCTGGCCGCCCGCGACATCGATCGCCCAACTGCTGGAACGGGTTTCGCTGTTGATGCTCGTCGGCGGGATCCTGTTCGAGATCGTCACCGGCGTGCTCAACATCCAGTACGACTACATCTTCGGCTTCAGCTTCTACACCGCGCACTACTTCGGGGCGTGGGTGTTCATCGCGGGCTTCCTGGTCCACATCGCGCTCAAGATCCCCCGGATGCGCGCCGGGTTGCGATCGATGCCGCTGCTCGAGGTGCTGCGCACCGACCGCGCCGGCACGCGGCCGGAAGAACCCGACATCGACGGGCTGGCACCGGTGGACCCGACGCCGCCGACGATCAGCCGGCGCGGTGCCCTCGCACTCGTCGGGGGCGGCGCGCTGCTGATGACGGTCCTGACGGCGGGGCAGAGCATCGGCGGATTCACCCGGCAGGCGGCGTTGCTGCTCCCCCGCGGCCGCTCCTACGGTGACGGCCCAGGCGACTTCCAGATCAACCGCACTGCCCGCGCCGCCGGCATCACGACCGCGGCGACGGGTGCGGCGTGGCGGCTCACGCTGCGCGGCGGTCCGCGCCCCGTCGTTCTCGACCGGGATGCACTGGCAGCGCTGCCCCAGCACACCGCCCGGCTGCCGATCGCGTGTGTCGAGGGCTGGTCGACCACCCAGACGTGGACCGGGGTGCGACTGCGCGACCTCGCCGCGCTGGCCGGGGTGCCCGAACCGGCGTCGGCCCGGGTGTCGTCGGTGGAGCGACGGGGGGCGTTCAATCGGGCGCGCCTGCAGGCCAACCAGATCGCCCATGCCGATGCGCTGCTGGCGCTGCGCGTCAACGGTGTGGACCTCTCGCCCGACCACGGGTTCCCGGCCCGGG